One Benincasa hispida cultivar B227 chromosome 5, ASM972705v1, whole genome shotgun sequence genomic window carries:
- the LOC120078143 gene encoding bax inhibitor 1-like, translated as MDAFSSFFDSQPSSRNRWSYDSLKNFRQISPAVQSHLHQVYLTLGCALVASAAGAYLHILWNIGGILTTLAGIGCIAWLMATPPYEEKKRVPILMMASLLEGASIGPLIGLAIDIDPSVLVSAFVGTAVAFGCFSIAAMLARRREYLYLGGLLSSGLSMLLWLHFASSIFGGSTALFKFELYFGLLLFVGYMVVDTQEIIERAHLGDMDYVKHALTLFTDFIGVFVRLLVIMVRNSVEKNEKKKKRRD; from the exons ATGGATgcattttcatctttcttcgATTCTCAACCAAGTTCCAGAAACCGTTGGAGCTATGATTCTCTCAAGAATTTCCGGCAGATTTCGCCGGCCGTTCAGTCTCATCTCCACCAG GTTTACCTTACTTTGGGTTGTGCTTTAGTTGCATCTGCTGCTGGAGCTTATCTGCATATCCTTTGGAACATTGGTGGGATTCTCACGACACTTGCAGGTATTGGATGCATCGCATGGCTAATGGCCACTCCTCCTTATGAAGAG AAAAAGAGGGTTCCTATTTTAATGATGGCTTCTCTTCTTGAAGGAGCTTCAATTGGTCCTTTGATTGGTTTAGCTATTGATATTGACCCCAG TGTTCTGGTCAGTGCCTTTGTGGGAACTGCAGTAGCATTTGGTTGTTTCTCAATAGCAGCCATGTTGGCAAGACGCAGAGAATACCTTTACTTGGGTGGCTTACTTTCTTCTGGATTATCCATGTTACTCTGGTTGCATTTCGCTTCCTCTATATTCGGTGGTTCTACTGCCCTCTTCAAGTTTGAG TTGTACTTTGGGCTTTTGCTCTTTGTGGGCTACATGGTGGTTGATACTCAAGAAATAATTGAGAGGGCACATCTTGGTGATATGGACTATGTGAAGCATGCGCTGACTCTTTTCACTGATTTCATTGGTGTTTTTGTCCGACTCCTCGTTATAATG GTAAGGAACTCCGTAGAGaagaatgagaagaaaaagaagaggaggGACTAA